Part of the Lotus japonicus ecotype B-129 chromosome 6, LjGifu_v1.2 genome, attttcaaGCAAGTCAAGTTGTTAATTTTGGTGCAAATGATCTTCCTGTAGCTTGAAGGCTTGTTTGTCAACCTCTTCTCACTATAAGCTACTCAAACAAGACTTCATCCCGGTAGGGTTCCTATTCattctttaatttatttatttatttgcatcTTGTTACCATTTTTGAAATCTTTGGAAGTTCTTTTCCATTTGTCGTGTATTGGTAGTTTTGATATATGTCACCAATATGTGCTATGTGCTGTGATTTGTTCTGGTATATTGTGATAATATCTACTAGAATTTTCAATGTAACTCCAATAAGAAAGAGTGTAAGTTAAATGGGCTGGCCAGAGACCATGCCCATTTTGACACCACTACCCACTTTTGCTTAGAAATTTAACAAGGTATAGTCAGGgtcaattatattatatatttgaaCATGTCCACCATATGTATCTCCCCTGATCTTCAACCTTGAATTTCATTCATTCTGGTCCCATGAATAAATACTGTCAATTAGCCATAAAGTAAAATcaacatattatatatattatatatatatatatatatatagagagagagagaggatttATCTTATAAGAATGATGTTTTTGTACGAGAACCTAAGAATAactcacgaccgttagatctaatcatcaATGGTTTAGACTAAAATACAAAGTCATGGCCTATATATATCATTGTTAAGCTCTTCCAGTGTTACTTTCTCTCCACTCTTGCTTTGCTTGCTTCTGTCGCTAGTCCAATAAAAAGAACCATCACCTTGGACATCCCCAAGTCTGGAATAGGTTGTGGGGAGCTTTCACTATGGAGGATCTCTTATAATGGAAGTACCACATTGTCTAGGTTGTGTCTGGTAGAAGACCTTTGAAACAACTAATTCTCCATCTTGCTCTTCTTCATTACTGCCAAGATGGTATTGATGCATCACCCAATTGGTCTTCTCAGGCTTCCTTTGCCTGCCAAAGTTGGTGTAGAGTACCATAATCTTTTTAAAACCCTTCACTGCACCACCACCAGCAAAAACAGCTCTAGTTTTCCCTGTTTTGTGCCATCTAGTTTCGCTTCCTTCATCATCAGTGTGAACCTTTCTTCTTTTCCTTGTTCCTGTTGTGTATGCTTTAGAAGGCCTGTGAAAGAAGTGGCGGACCTGCCCATCTTTGCTAACTCCTGCATTATTTCAAAGGAACAATTTCTCATATATAGTTGCATTACGTAAAGGAACTGGTTTTGTTAGTGTGAATTTATGCATGACTAAATTAtatgaagaaaaagagagaaaatctCATATTAGTGTCAAAAGGAAGCAAAATCAACTGTGACTGAGTGAATATCCCAAAGGCAACATTTACAAAACTTGGGGAATTAGACCAAACATTAGGAATGAGGCCTAGGTCCCAAAATTCGTATGCAAGTGAAGATGCCTCTTCCAAATGAGGTAAACTCCCTCTTAAAAGTTCCTTGTGGCTGGCATTTGAATTCTTAAGTAACACTTATGAGTCTCAATTATGGGGTCTTTAGTGTgatattgatatttaattagAACTATTCCTGGGTAAGTTAATAGCATATAAGCGTGCGTTATGATTCTAGCTAAGATCTTCCGTGTCCACCCCGTTACTTCTCTAAGCTGTCCTTTTTGTCGTGCTACCTATGGCCGGATTTAGGTATTTGGGACCCGAGAGGTTCACAACTCTTCAAGTTCTAAGCATTTAGCTTAGTGGACTTGAGTAGGTATAGTTATAATAACTATGAATCAGGAATTCTTAACTATGAATTAGGAACTCTTATTTGTATCTTTATATCCGGTAAGAGGTTGAGAAAGCCCCCATCAAAAGAATGACAAGGTAGCAACCTTCTTTTTTGAGCAACCTTCTTTTTTGAGTTTGGCAGTCATTGCCAACCCATTTAGAGAGCATAAATGTTCTGATGTGATTCTAAACCGCCTTATACTTTGAAccttttgaaagaaaaaaacattttcaTTTCTAAAACAATTAATTTCACACATGTGGTGCCGCGCGCATATATATCAAGATGTGCCTCCCAATAAATGATAATTTCAACGATGGCTAGAACATGCATATGCAATGTCTCAACTAAACTATTTTAAGtaagggaaaaaaaaatcaacacctGGTAGCTTTTCTGGGTGTGTATAGCAGATTCCATTATCGCCTTGAAGCGTTGGTATGAACTGATCAATAAGGGGATGAAGCTTGCACACATCAGAAACTACCTTGGCCTCCAAATGCTCCAGTATTTCTTGGTCATTTGGATCAAACTTCACTCCAGCCGGCAATCCATGAATTCCACCCTATTAAATTGGTGCATGAACAAAATCAACTTGTTATGAACTAAAATTAAGCATAAACACAAGAGAAGGAATTCCTATATGTTATGTGAGAATCAAAAAACCTTAAATTAATTAGTACCTGATCTCTGACTTCCATGTTATGGCTACATGAGGGGCATTTTATTGTATGAATTCCTTCTGTGAGATTGATGATAGCTTTAGGAGTATTCGTGGGCGTGATTAAATATTCATTGCCCTTCTCCTTATCAGAGTCATTGCACCATTTCATCTTTCTTTGTTAACTTCTAATGATATATACCACAAATTTTCAGAACCCTTTTCGCTTCTACTCCCTCCTACAATATCAGCTTTCTAGTAATAAAAACAAATAGTAATCAGCAAAATAGAGATGAGAAAGGGTGAAGAAAGGTAAAGCTAGTGCCTTTTTGGGACACTTTTATATCCTGGATCATTTTAGTTATACTTGTTGTGCTGAAAGGGAGAGAATTTCATATTCTACCATAGCAATTTCTTACTTTTCCTTCTTCTGATTCAATGATTGAATATTTCCTGATATCCCAAACTGCTGGTTCTTGCTCACGAAGAAAAGAAGAGATCGATAGAGGACAAATTAAGGGTTATTATAGCCGATAAAAGAAACATATGAAAGGCTCAACTCAACATATAGGAAAAGGTTACTTGCAGGGCACGTTTGGCTATGCTCATCTATATACGCTTGTAAACAAGGAATAAATGTGGCCTAGCTAGCTAGCAcgattttttcttaaatttaaaataattgatCGAACTTAAATGGTACCCTTATTACACACTACATCTTCTCATTTAGTgtccaaattttttttatttctaattaagtGGATTATAATACTTCTTCAACGTGTAGAACATATATCGTATTTTGCCATTAAAAAAGAGAGATCATGTTATGGTACACGACACTTGCAGCCAAAGACTTCGACTTTTCGGGGTTGTTCGGATCAACAAGTTACAGGTCATGTTTGAGGGACGTTTTTGTCATTTAACATTGAGGTTTAGATGATTTGGAATGAGATTACTGGTCTGGATATTGGGGTCAAAGTAAGCCACAATAGACAGAACACATGCGATCACAGTCCTGTTTTAAATTTCAACAATCGCCGACACGTCTTTGTGAGCTTCTCAAAGAAGCCACGCATGCGAAGCTTGGGCATTAAGTTTCtgctttttttttaagaaaggagaatatttatcttctttttttccttcaagtttttaattatttatctaGAAATTTCGCTTGGCAAGTATATTATTTAAGGGTTAGAATTAGAGTACAGTGACCCCAAAGGATAGGTAAGTGGGTCGAGTTGAAGACATGAATTGGAGAGGAGAATATTCGcggatcaaaagaaaaaaaaatattaagagtATTGTTTTTACGCTATGAATAAAATTGCTTTTGgtttataaataaaaacctatggAGTAATGTACTTAAAAGTCAATAGAATGAATAATTGTGAATCTCTAGTTTTTCAAGCTTGTCCATTAAGGCTACGAGTGATTAGTTATTAGGTGATTTATTTAgtgattaataattttttaattttaatttgttaattataaattttattttatttactaattatatatctagaaattaaaaattaattaaatgacGTAGATATCAACATGTCACGTTTGTATGTCATTGGACATGATCGTTAGAGGGGTGAGGACCGAAACTAAACTTAGTGCAAACAGAGAGGTATGTCGGCAATTTTTTCCAACTAGGGACGAAAATGAAATGAGATGACAAACACatagactaatttgaccattaatccATATTTATATGTAAATGGTAATATATCAACTATGGATTGCATTTTTTACCTTCCTCTTATTTTCCTTTCCATATTCTTTAAGAGATGCTTCTTTTGACTAGTTGAAGGATTTCAATTTGAAGTTGAAAACAAGAGGTAGCAAGACCTGTACCGCCAATGTATTATGAATTTGCATTTAATTGTCTGTTATTCCGATGGTTTGATCGAGAAGCTGCTAAAAGTAGTGAAGATGGGTGGGGGAACAGCCTGGAATCCTTACAAGTAACAACCATTCTATCTGAAGAATCCTTACcacaaaaattaatttgaaattctTCTATTAACTAAGTTTCCAACTAGTATTAGTCCATGAAGATCCTTAATCAAGCTCTCTGGGAACCTAGCCATCAAATAAAAAGTGTATACTAAATGGTAATAAATCTGTACCTCCTGCATAAACCAGCTGATTTTGTAGTCTATTATTCTACAGAATCAATTCTAGTGTTAGCATTGGCATAATAGCATTATCCTTACATCTGTGTTCTTGTAAGATATTACATATCATATCGTGCATATAATTTGATTTATGAAGAACCTTGTAGTGGGTTTTTTAGTTATATGGCTTGCTGTGAGTTGAATGATATAGTTTACTGCCTAATGGCCTTTGGTACTCATCATTGTGCTTCAGTTTGTTTGCTGTTTCCAAGCTCTTCCTCTGTAAAATAACTTTTGTATTATAATAGTGTTCTCTTAAGTCTTGCCTaattatatagatagatagattaaaATCTGATCATAAAAGATATTGGGCAGGACCAGTCTTGATTCTTACCTACTTGGCTACTCGATGATGTTTATAGTTTATTTTCTAGTTGTTTTACTTGAGGATTGTTAAACCACCCCTGTAATTCTTGTCTACAAACTCTTAGAATACTTTGTATTTGATTGGAAGTCATATTTATGCAGGTAGATAACAACCCAGATTTCACTGCCTGCTCACTGGAAATGAATGCTTGAGGCAACTTATAATCTGAATTTCCGATTGTTATCATTGTAAATTCAGCAAGCAAATTTTCTGTTTTCAGTCTTCTAGAAGTTTATATTAAAGACTTTTTAGTGATAAAAATTGAATTGGTTAGGGACAGTGACCCATGATGAGATTCTATTTGTATATATGCAGTTACTTAATGGAGTTAAACCATTGGCATATTTGACAGCTTTATACACATCACAATGCTTTTGATGATCTTAACTACATGAGGCATCTTAATTGTTTTAGATTCCTAAGCTCTTATTACATAGGAATTATAGTTTTCTTACCAGTTTTTAGTGATTGCTTACTATAGATAGGCCACCTtgagataaaaagaaagaattgTATGGCACTAGATTTATACAGTTTTGCAGCTGGATTACCAGCAAGGCAGCAATGGCCATTCAATCAATCACCAGCAAGTCTTTCTTACCAGTTAGTAATATCATTTTGTATGACTATGTCTATATATGGAAATGCAAAAAATAGTTGACATTATGCACATCATTTCCTAACAAAAGAagtgttatttttttaataattcctATTTCTTAATAAAATGTCTAAAAAATAATTGTGTACATGTaattgataaaattatttttcaaattaagaaataattttctcaaaaaataataaatttaaatataacaTCTCATTATGGGTCTTGTTAATGATGTTTCATGGGATGGTGGAAGTCATGCAATTACATTAATGTGAAAGAAGAGATCAAAGGATTACATTCATGTGAAGAGAAGAAATCATGGGAGGTCATTAATCTAATAAGGAGATGCAACTGAATAGTTTCATAATTGTCCAATTTACAAGTTTCATatatatcaaaatcaaatcaatgTTCTATGAAACGCAATGATAGAACACCTCTTCTGACCAGTAAAAGAGGAGCCGTGATGTAGACTTGAACGGTAATGCAAATTACCAAAAACTTCCACCAATTTTGGGAAAAGGAATAATGTTGTGGAGAtcagtaatgatatatatacacctcatttttaaaatacttcatttccacctctttttgtttctatctctctcctcttatcatctatcacatctcatactttatctctcttacttttttctttcttcctatctctctcctcattccacctcttacgcctcaaaaagaggtgtgtatGTATAATTATTCTTGTGGagatatctcattttcactttcaTCTCATGCATTAAGGGATATATACCcacttcattttttaaacacttcattttcacatatttttatttttatctctcttattttatcatttatcacatctaaAACTtgatctctcttactttttttttctatctctcatcctccacctctttccacatcaaaatgaggtgtgaagaaaatATTTTCGGTTGATAGATCATTATTCATTTTCgattaattattttgggtaGTAGGTAGCAATCAGCTTTCTAATAAAGCCACCCACCACACCAACCAAGCACCGAGATATTAAAATGGTAGGAAATTGCTAAGAAACATCCTTCTACTACCACTACCCCACTTGTCACTAAAAAAGACTAGGAAAGTGCCTCACGAGAATTATTGAAGTTCATCTCAATTCCTTACACTTCTTACTTCCTCTCTTCTCATCCATCCATCACTTACACTCTTAcagttcttcttttcttgatATCATGGCAGTTGCATTAGTGGGTGGAGCTTTTCTCTCTGGTTTTGTTAATGTTGCTCTTGATAAGCTCACTTCTCCTGAGTTTCTCAACTTCATCCGGAGAAAGAAGCTTGACAATTTGCATTTAAGGTTGAAGACTACTCTTTATGCCGTTAAAGCTGTGCTGAACGATGCAGAGCAGAAACATATAACAGACTCTGAAGTGAAAAACTGGCTTGATGACCTCAAAGACGCTGTCTATGTGGCTGATGACGTTCTGGATCTGCTTTCTACTAAAGCTGCCACTGGAAAGCAGGTGAGCAACTTCTTCTCTAgacatttcaatttcaattctcAAGACAGGGACATGGTTAACCGCTTGGAAGACATAGTTGGCAGACTAGAATCCATTGTCAAAGACAGAGATATTCTTGGTCTTAAGGAGGTTGCTAACGTCACCATGTCATCGAGACTTCCATCTACCTCTCTCATGGAGACTCGGTCTACTATCTATGGTAGGGATCAAGATGAGAAGGCCATACTCAAGTTGTTGTTAGATGATAATCAAAGTGATGGTAAAGTATCTGTCATCCCTATTGTGGGCATGGGCGGAGTGGGGAAAACCACTTTAGCCCAACTGGTGTATAATGATGATCATGTAAAGCAGAAGTTTAATTTACGTGCATGGGCTTGTGTTTCTGATGAATTTGATATTCTCAAGGTTATGAAGACTATCACAGGGGCTATTACCAAAAGAAATTGTACTCTGAATGATATCGATTTGCTTCACCTTGAATTGAAGGAAAATTTGACCGGGAATAAATTCTTAATAGTATTGGATGATGTTTGGATGGAGAATTCTGTTAATTGGAATTTTCTTATAAAACATCTTCCGTTCGGGATCATGGGAAGTAAAATTCTCGTGACAACACGTAGTGAAAAAGCTGCTTCTCTGATCCAAACCTTCCAATGTTACCATATGAATCAATTGTCTGATAAAGATTGTTGGTATGTTTTTGCGAGCCATGCAGGTATTTCATTAGAATCTACCGAAAACAGGACTTTTGAAACAATTGGTAGACAAATTGTTAACAGGTGTAAGGGGTCACCTTTAGCGGCACAATCACTTGGAGGCTTATTGCGAGGGAAGCATGATATCGGAGACTGGAACAATATATTGAATAGCAACATTTGGGAACTTCCTGAAAATGAGAGCAATATTATTCCAGCACTGAGAATTAGTTATCATTATCTACCTCCACATCTGAAATgttgttttgtttattgttcattgtttccaaaggattatgaatttGATAAAGATGAACTAATCTTGTTGTGGATGGCGGAGGATCTTTTAGAGCCTTCAAAAACTGGAAAGACTTTAGAAGAAGTTGGTCATGAGTATTTTGTTGATTTGGCTTCAAGATCATTTTTCCAGAGAGATATATCGAATGAGTATTTTGTGATGCATGATCTTATACATGATTTAGCAATCTTATTTAGTGGAGAATTTTATTCTAGATTGGAAGAACTTGGGAAAGAAGCTAAGATCAGTATCAAGACTCGTCATTTATCAATTAGTGGGTTCACTGATCAAGTCTCAGAAagttttgatattttttccaAGGTAAAATTTTTGAGGTCATTTTTGTCAATTAATCTCCAAAATTCTCCATTCAACAATGGAAAGGCAGCATGCACCATTCTCTTCAATTTGAAATATCTAAGAGAATTGTCACTCTGCGAATTCTCAAATCTAGATGCATTACCCGATTCAATAGGTGAAATGATTCATTTGCGATATTTGAATCTCTCTCACACAAGTATAAATGCACTACCAGAGTCATTGTGTAACTTATACAATTTACAAACATTGAAGTTGTACGATTGTAAGAAGCTGACTATGTTGCCTAATGACATGCAAAATCTTGTGAAGTTGCGCCATCTTGATATCCGGGGAACTGATTTAAAAGAGATGCCTAGAGAAATGAGTAAATTGCATCATTTGCAGCATTTAAGTTGCTATATGGTGGGCAAGCATGAAGAGAATGGGATCAAGCAACTCGAAAAACTTTCAAATCTTCATGGATTACTTAAGATTATGAAATTGGAGAATGTTACCAACAGTAATGAAGCATTGGAGGCTAAGGTAAGGGATAAGAAGCACCTTGACCGCTTAGAATTGTGCTGGTCTTCAGAAAACGATTTTAACGATTCCCAAGGTGAAATGGACATTCTTTGCAAGTTACAACCTCATCAAGACCTGAAAGGAATAGTGATATCTGGATACAAGGGCACAAAATTTTCAGAATGGGTTGGACACTCTTCCTTCCACCGCATGACTCGCATAGTTCTATCTGGCTGTGAGAATTGTTGTATGCTTCCTTCCCTTGGACAACTACCCTCTCTCAAGAGTCTATATATTAAAGAATTGAATGGGCTTGAGATTGTGGGTGTTGAATTTTTCAAGAGTGATGATTCCTTTACTGGGACACTCTTTCCCTCCCTTGAAAAATTGGATATTTCGAGCATGGCATGTTGGGAAGTGTGGAATCATCCAATTGAGTCAAATGCCTTTCCTCAACTAAAGCGCCTCACCATAAGTGATTGTCCCAGATTAAGGGGAGATTTGCCAACTCATCTTCCAGCTTTGGAATCACTTTGGATTGAGAATTGTGAGCAGCTTGCTTCTAACCTTCCTAGGGCTCCCGTCATCCGGTCATTAAAGGTAGAGAAAAGCAATAAAGTGTCCTTACGAGAGCTACCCATTTCGGTGGAAGAGCTAGAAATCAGAGGAAGCGAGGCGGTGGAGTTTATGTTTGAGGCCATCACCATCACCCAACCAACTTGTCTTCAAGGTTTAATGATCTGGAGTTGTTCATCTGCCTTATCATTCCCGGGAGATTGTTTACCCGCATCACTCAAGAGCTTGTATATCCGGGATTTCAGGGAACTAGAATTTCCAAAGCAAAACCAGCAGCAACACGAGTTACTTGAGTCCCTTGATATAGAT contains:
- the LOC130723609 gene encoding putative disease resistance RPP13-like protein 1, translated to MAVALVGGAFLSGFVNVALDKLTSPEFLNFIRRKKLDNLHLRLKTTLYAVKAVLNDAEQKHITDSEVKNWLDDLKDAVYVADDVLDLLSTKAATGKQVSNFFSRHFNFNSQDRDMVNRLEDIVGRLESIVKDRDILGLKEVANVTMSSRLPSTSLMETRSTIYGRDQDEKAILKLLLDDNQSDGKVSVIPIVGMGGVGKTTLAQLVYNDDHVKQKFNLRAWACVSDEFDILKVMKTITGAITKRNCTLNDIDLLHLELKENLTGNKFLIVLDDVWMENSVNWNFLIKHLPFGIMGSKILVTTRSEKAASLIQTFQCYHMNQLSDKDCWYVFASHAGISLESTENRTFETIGRQIVNRCKGSPLAAQSLGGLLRGKHDIGDWNNILNSNIWELPENESNIIPALRISYHYLPPHLKCCFVYCSLFPKDYEFDKDELILLWMAEDLLEPSKTGKTLEEVGHEYFVDLASRSFFQRDISNEYFVMHDLIHDLAILFSGEFYSRLEELGKEAKISIKTRHLSISGFTDQVSESFDIFSKVKFLRSFLSINLQNSPFNNGKAACTILFNLKYLRELSLCEFSNLDALPDSIGEMIHLRYLNLSHTSINALPESLCNLYNLQTLKLYDCKKLTMLPNDMQNLVKLRHLDIRGTDLKEMPREMSKLHHLQHLSCYMVGKHEENGIKQLEKLSNLHGLLKIMKLENVTNSNEALEAKVRDKKHLDRLELCWSSENDFNDSQGEMDILCKLQPHQDLKGIVISGYKGTKFSEWVGHSSFHRMTRIVLSGCENCCMLPSLGQLPSLKSLYIKELNGLEIVGVEFFKSDDSFTGTLFPSLEKLDISSMACWEVWNHPIESNAFPQLKRLTISDCPRLRGDLPTHLPALESLWIENCEQLASNLPRAPVIRSLKVEKSNKVSLRELPISVEELEIRGSEAVEFMFEAITITQPTCLQGLMIWSCSSALSFPGDCLPASLKSLYIRDFRELEFPKQNQQQHELLESLDIDNSCDSLISCKSSQDHY
- the LOC130726767 gene encoding NAC domain-containing protein 73-like, yielding MKWCNDSDKEKGNEYLITPTNTPKAIINLTEGIHTIKCPSCSHNMEVRDQGGIHGLPAGVKFDPNDQEILEHLEAKVVSDVCKLHPLIDQFIPTLQGDNGICYTHPEKLPGVSKDGQVRHFFHRPSKAYTTGTRKRRKVHTDDEGSETRWHKTGKTRAVFAGGGAVKGFKKIMVLYTNFGRQRKPEKTNWVMHQYHLGSNEEEQDGELVVSKVFYQTQPRQCGTSIIRDPP